Genomic DNA from Streptococcus uberis:
AGTATCGCCTTTGTTTTCTCAGGTCGTAAGTGTTACTTGTGATTGGGACTAAACACTTCAATCACGGTGGATTAGGAGCAATATGATATCTGACCTATCATCTTACGTGTTAGAAAAGAAAATTTGCAAGAGGCTCTCTTTAGCTGCGAGTTCTCTTATCAAGGATTGTTTAAAAGAAAAGGAAAAATGAAATGACTGAAAAAAATGCTTATGCTCAATCTGGTGTTGATGTTGAAGCGGGTTATGAGGTTGTAGAACGTATCAAAAAACATGTTGCCCGAACGGAACGTGCTGGCGTGATGGGAGCACTTGGTGGTTTCGGTGGCATGTTTGACCTTTCTAAAACTGGTGTTAAAGAACCTGTTTTGATTTCTGGTACGGATGGTGTTGGTACAAAATTAATGCTAGCTATTAAATATGACAAGCATGATACCATCGGTCAAGATTGCGTTGCCATGTGTGTTAATGATATCATTGCTGCAGGTGCAGAGCCACTTTATTTTCTAGATTACATTGCAACTGGGAAAAATGAACCTGCCAAATTAGAACAGGTGGTTGCAGGTGTTGCGGAAGGTTGTGTTCAAGCTGGTGCTGCCTTAATTGGTGGAGAAACTGCTGAAATGCCAGGCATGTATGGTGAAGATGACTATGATTTAGCAGGTTTTGCTGTAGGGATTGCTGAAAAATCACAAATTATTGATGGCTCAAAAGTTTCTGAAGGCGATGTTTTGTTAGGTTTGGCCTCTAGTGGCATTCATTCTAACGGCTACTCTCTTGTTCGTCGTGTCTTTGCTGATTATGAAGGCGAAGCCATTTTACCTGAACTTGAAGGCAAGGCTTTGAAAGAAGTCCTTTTAGAACCTACTCGTATCTATGTTAAAGCTGTGCTTCCATTAGTAAAAGAGAACCTTGTAAATGGGATTGCGCATATCACAGGTGGTGGTTTTATCGAAAACGTGCCACGCATGTTTTCTGAGGAATTGGCAGCTGAAATCTGGGAAGAAAAAGTCCCTGTTTTGCCTATTTTCAAAGCTTTGGAGACATATGGTGAGATTAAACATGATGAAATGTTTGAAATCTTTAATATGGGAATTGGCATGATGCTTGCTGTAAAAGCAGAAAATGTGGCTCGTGTTAAGGAATTGCTTGATGAACCTGTTTATGAAATTGGCCGAATCATTAAAAAAGAAGATAAGAGTGTTATCATCAAATGAGCAAAAAGATAGCTGTTTTTGCCTCTGGTAATGGGTCGAATTTTCAGGTCATAGCCGAGCAGTTCCAGGTAGCCTTGGTCTTTTCAGACCATCGAGATGCCTATGTCTTAGAGCGTGCTAACAAGTTAGGTGTCAATGCTGTCGCTTTTGAACTCAAAGAGTTTGACAACAAGCAGGCCTATGAAGAAAAAATTGTCCAATTACTGGATGATCATAATATTGACCTTGTTTGTTTAGCAGGTTACATGAAAATTGTTGGACCAACCTTATTAGAAGCCTACCAGGGTAAAATGATAAACATTCATCCAGCCTATTTACCAGAATTTCCAGGTGCCCATGGCATCGAAGATGCTTGGCAAGCAGGTGTTGAGCAGTCAGGTGTAACCATTCATTGGGTGGACAGTGGCGTAGATACTGGCCAAATAATCAAACAAGTCCGTGTCCCACGCCTGAAAGAAGATACCATTGAAAGCTTTGAAGCTAGAATCCATGAAGCAGAATACAAGTTGTATCCTGAGGTTATTAGAGAGCTCCTTGCGGATAAGTCATAAAAGTGGTTTTAGAAAAATGAGGGCGTCAAAAGCTGACGACTCCAAGATATGAAGAGAAAAGGAATAACGATGACAAAACGTGCACTGATTTCAGTTTCAGATAAAGCGGGCATTGTAGACTTTGCCCAAGAACTCAAAAAATTAGGTTGGGATATTATCTCTACCGGCGGTACTAAAACAGCGCTTGATACTGCTGGAATAAAAACCATTGCTATTGATGATATCACTGGTTTTCCAGAAATGATGGATGGTCGTGTCAAGACGCTTCATCCTAATATTCATGGTGGTCTTTTAGCCCGTCGCGATTTAGATACTCATCTCAAAGCAGCACAAGAAAACGGTATTGAACTTATTGACCTAGTGGTTGTTAATCTTTATCCGTTTAAAGAAACCATCTTACGTCCTGATGTAACCTATGCCCAAGCTGTTGAAAATATCGATATTGGTGGTCCTTCAATGTTACGTTCAGCAGCTAAGAACCATGCTAGTGTGACAGTTGTTGTCGATCCAAGTGATTATGAGCGCGTGCTAGCAGAATTAACTGAAATTGGTGAAACAACCTATGAAACTCGTCAAGCTTTAGCAGCTAAGGTTTTCCGTCATACGGCAGCGTATGATGCTTTAATTGCTGAATATTTCACTGCCCAAGTTGGTGAAACAAAACCTGAAAAACTAACACTTACTTATGATTTGAAACAGGAAATGCGCTATGGAGAAAACCCACAGCAAGCTGCTGATTTCTATCAAAAAGCCTTGCCAACAGATTACTCAATTGCCTCTGCTAAACAATTGAACGGTAAAGAGTTGTCATTTAATAATATTCGTGATGCTGATGCTGCTATCCGTATTATTCGTGATTTCAAAGAACGTCCAACAGTAGTGGCTCTTAAACACATGAATCCGTGTGGTATTGGGCAAGCAGATACTATTGAAAAAGCTTGGGATTATGCCTACGAGGCTGACTCTGTTTCTATCTTTGGTGGCATTGTTGTTCTGAACAGAGAAGTTGACAAAGCGACAGCTGAGAAAATGCACCCTATCTTCCTAGAAATCATTATTGCACCAAGCTATTCAGACGAAGCGCTAGCTATTCTCACAAACAAGAAGAAAAACCTTCGCATTCTCCAATTGCCATTTGAAGGGCAAACTGCTTCAGAAATTGAGACGGAATACACAGGTGTTGTTGGTGGTATGTTGGTTCAAAATCAAGATGTTATTGAGGAAAAAGCTGACGCTTGGGAAGTTGTTACCGAACGTCAACCTAGTGATGACGAAAAAGAAGCTTTGGAATTTGCTTGGCGCGCCATCAAGTACGTCAAGTCAAATGGTATCTTGATTGCCAATAATCATATGACTCTTGGTGTTGGACCTGGTCAAACAAACCGTGTAGCTTCTGTTCGTATTGCTATTGAGCAAGCTAAGGATCGTCTAGAAGGAGCAGCCCTGGCTAGTGATGCCTTTTTCCCATTTGCGGATAACATTGAAGAAATTGCAGCAG
This window encodes:
- the purM gene encoding phosphoribosylformylglycinamidine cyclo-ligase, with amino-acid sequence MTEKNAYAQSGVDVEAGYEVVERIKKHVARTERAGVMGALGGFGGMFDLSKTGVKEPVLISGTDGVGTKLMLAIKYDKHDTIGQDCVAMCVNDIIAAGAEPLYFLDYIATGKNEPAKLEQVVAGVAEGCVQAGAALIGGETAEMPGMYGEDDYDLAGFAVGIAEKSQIIDGSKVSEGDVLLGLASSGIHSNGYSLVRRVFADYEGEAILPELEGKALKEVLLEPTRIYVKAVLPLVKENLVNGIAHITGGGFIENVPRMFSEELAAEIWEEKVPVLPIFKALETYGEIKHDEMFEIFNMGIGMMLAVKAENVARVKELLDEPVYEIGRIIKKEDKSVIIK
- the purN gene encoding phosphoribosylglycinamide formyltransferase, yielding MSKKIAVFASGNGSNFQVIAEQFQVALVFSDHRDAYVLERANKLGVNAVAFELKEFDNKQAYEEKIVQLLDDHNIDLVCLAGYMKIVGPTLLEAYQGKMINIHPAYLPEFPGAHGIEDAWQAGVEQSGVTIHWVDSGVDTGQIIKQVRVPRLKEDTIESFEARIHEAEYKLYPEVIRELLADKS
- the purH gene encoding bifunctional phosphoribosylaminoimidazolecarboxamide formyltransferase/IMP cyclohydrolase translates to MTKRALISVSDKAGIVDFAQELKKLGWDIISTGGTKTALDTAGIKTIAIDDITGFPEMMDGRVKTLHPNIHGGLLARRDLDTHLKAAQENGIELIDLVVVNLYPFKETILRPDVTYAQAVENIDIGGPSMLRSAAKNHASVTVVVDPSDYERVLAELTEIGETTYETRQALAAKVFRHTAAYDALIAEYFTAQVGETKPEKLTLTYDLKQEMRYGENPQQAADFYQKALPTDYSIASAKQLNGKELSFNNIRDADAAIRIIRDFKERPTVVALKHMNPCGIGQADTIEKAWDYAYEADSVSIFGGIVVLNREVDKATAEKMHPIFLEIIIAPSYSDEALAILTNKKKNLRILQLPFEGQTASEIETEYTGVVGGMLVQNQDVIEEKADAWEVVTERQPSDDEKEALEFAWRAIKYVKSNGILIANNHMTLGVGPGQTNRVASVRIAIEQAKDRLEGAALASDAFFPFADNIEEIAAAGIKAIIQPGGSVRDQESIDAANKHGIAMIFTGVRHFRH